A genomic window from Glycine soja cultivar W05 chromosome 10, ASM419377v2, whole genome shotgun sequence includes:
- the LOC114371395 gene encoding agamous-like MADS-box protein AGL62, whose protein sequence is MESNNMPDLNGVAKKTKGRQKIEMKKMRNESNLRVTFSKRRTGVFKKASELATLCGVDVAVIMFSPGNRVFSFGSPGVDYVVQRYKTQGPPPLLTLDLNEVHSTVDEVELHTHLHCLSNQIAIEKKRTKDLNHLVKAAEDQFWWARPIESMTDSQLDKYKKMLEEFKRQLKEKRGNLN, encoded by the coding sequence ATGGAGTCAAACAACATGCCAGACTTGAATGGTGTCGCTAAGAAGACTAAAGGTCGACAAAAGATCGAAATGAAGAAGATGAGAAACGAGAGTAACCTTCGGGTGACATTCTCGAAGCGTCGCACTGGGGTTTTCAAGAAAGCTAGTGAGCTTGCAACCCTCTGTGGCGTGGATGTCGCTGTGATTATGTTCTCACCCGGTAATCGAGTATTTTCGTTTGGCAGTCCCGGTGTTGATTATGTTGTCCAGCGCTATAAGACACAGGGCCCACCTCCCCTCCTTACATTGGACCTCAACGAGGTGCACTCCACTGTGGACGAAGTTGAGCTCCACACACACCTCCACTGCTTGTCCAACCAAATTGCTATTGAGAAGAAGCGCACAAAGGATTTAAATCATTTAGTGAAGGCTGCAGAGGATCAGTTCTGGTGGGCTAGGCCTATTGAAAGCATGACCGATTCCCAACTTGACAAGTATAAGAAGATGTTAGAGGAGTTTAAGAGACAACTCAAAGAAAAACGTGGAAACCTCAACTGA